One segment of Thermococcus profundus DNA contains the following:
- a CDS encoding 4-phosphopantoate--beta-alanine ligase, producing MVKIPKSHPRYWSLYYREKIIEGMEKGMTAKAGLIAHGRGEAFDYIIGEKTIEPAERAMRAAVAKLLLARHPVISVNGNVAALVPKETIELAKALGAKLEINLFYRTEERVKAIAEELRKYDPDIELLGINPTKRIPGLEHERGKVDEEGIWKADVVVVPLEDGDRTEALVAMGKFVITIDLNPLSRSARMADITIVDNIVRAYPKMTELAREMKDYSRDELLKIVEEYDNGKTLGDVLLHMKNRLAKLAEEGVWRKKKLD from the coding sequence ATGGTGAAGATTCCGAAGAGTCATCCCCGCTACTGGAGCCTGTATTACCGGGAGAAGATAATTGAGGGAATGGAAAAGGGAATGACCGCAAAGGCCGGTTTAATAGCCCATGGACGTGGGGAGGCCTTCGACTATATAATCGGAGAGAAGACGATAGAGCCGGCTGAAAGGGCCATGAGGGCGGCAGTTGCAAAATTGCTCCTCGCCAGACATCCCGTCATCTCTGTTAACGGCAACGTTGCGGCCCTCGTCCCGAAGGAGACGATAGAGCTTGCCAAAGCCCTCGGCGCAAAGCTTGAGATAAACCTCTTCTACCGCACGGAGGAGCGCGTTAAAGCCATCGCCGAAGAGCTCAGGAAGTACGACCCGGATATTGAGCTCCTTGGAATAAACCCAACGAAGAGGATTCCGGGACTGGAACACGAGCGCGGAAAGGTCGACGAGGAGGGAATATGGAAGGCCGATGTCGTTGTGGTACCTCTCGAGGACGGAGACAGGACGGAGGCCCTCGTGGCTATGGGCAAGTTCGTGATAACCATCGACCTCAACCCCCTCTCAAGGAGCGCTAGGATGGCCGACATAACGATAGTGGACAACATCGTTAGGGCTTACCCGAAGATGACCGAGCTCGCGAGGGAGATGAAGGACTACAGCAGGGATGAACTGCTGAAGATCGTCGAGGAGTACGACAACGGAAAAACGCTGGGCGACGTTCTGCTCCATATGAAGAACAGGTTAGCTAAGCTAGCGGAGGAGGGCGTGTGGAGAAAGAAAAAGCTCGATTAA
- a CDS encoding sulfide/dihydroorotate dehydrogenase-like FAD/NAD-binding protein: MGYKITAKADLSPIDYFVEVEAPHVAKAWKPGQFVVFIVHEKGERVPMSVYKAENGRIGMFIRKLGKTSLQLYYEYSVGDELWSFVGPLGKPIKVKNYGNVVFASDAVCGQAENYATLKAMKEAGNYTISIQSFENKANVYPEEFLAKPVADEHYITTDDGSVGIKGNYLDVVKELIEKDRVDIIFAGGKLGTLAKLAELTRPYGIPTITTVRQIMVDGTGMCGSCRILYGNEIKFACRDGPMFDAHKVDWADVLKRAERFKEQEQLAKERYLEELRARGVI, translated from the coding sequence ATGGGATATAAGATAACCGCGAAGGCGGACCTGAGCCCCATCGACTACTTCGTAGAGGTGGAGGCGCCGCATGTGGCGAAAGCATGGAAACCGGGCCAATTTGTAGTTTTTATCGTCCATGAGAAGGGCGAGAGGGTCCCTATGTCGGTCTACAAGGCTGAGAACGGAAGAATTGGGATGTTCATAAGGAAGCTCGGGAAGACGAGCCTTCAGCTCTACTACGAATACAGCGTTGGTGATGAACTCTGGAGCTTTGTGGGGCCGTTGGGTAAGCCCATCAAGGTAAAGAACTACGGAAACGTTGTCTTTGCTTCCGACGCCGTCTGCGGACAGGCGGAGAACTACGCAACGCTCAAGGCCATGAAAGAGGCCGGAAACTACACGATCTCAATACAGAGCTTTGAAAACAAGGCCAACGTCTATCCGGAGGAGTTTCTTGCCAAGCCCGTTGCAGATGAGCACTACATCACAACCGACGATGGAAGCGTCGGTATAAAGGGCAACTACCTCGACGTTGTCAAAGAGCTCATCGAGAAGGACAGGGTGGACATAATCTTTGCGGGCGGGAAGCTGGGAACCCTCGCGAAGCTCGCCGAACTAACAAGACCCTACGGGATTCCAACGATAACCACCGTCAGGCAGATAATGGTCGACGGAACCGGGATGTGCGGCTCGTGTAGAATTCTCTATGGAAACGAGATAAAGTTCGCCTGCAGGGACGGACCGATGTTCGACGCCCACAAGGTCGACTGGGCGGACGTTCTGAAGAGGGCGGAGCGTTTCAAGGAGCAGGAGCAGCTGGCTAAGGAACGCTATCTCGAAGAGCTCCGCGCCAGGGGGGTGATCTGA
- the gltA gene encoding NADPH-dependent glutamate synthase encodes MPKLIKERVPTPERPPEERVRDFNEVNLGYTFELAKQEAERCLQCPVEYAPCIKGCPVHINIPAFIAKIKEGDVKGALRIIWNDNTLPAITGRVCPQEDQCEGACVVGKVGTAVNIGKLERFVADYAREHGIEDELLQEFARECSEKKGKVAVVGAGPAGLTCAGELAKMGYRVTIFEALHKPGGVLAYGIPEFRLPKEILDHELDKLKRLGVEIKTDHLVGRTVTIEELLGEYDAVFIGTGAGTPRLLNIPGILLGRIYSANEFLTRVNLMKAYEFPEYDTPIHVGEKVVVIGAGNTAMDAARSALRLGADVTIAYRRGREDMTARIEEIHHAEEEGVKFEFFLNPVEFIGDENGRVKAVKFEKMRPLEERDRKGKRKIVGTGEYVTLEATTVIIAIGLEPNKIITETPGLKTNPNGTLVVDENLMTSIPGVFAGGDAIRGEATVILAMGDGKRAAKAICDYIEKKAKAEA; translated from the coding sequence ATGCCGAAACTCATCAAGGAGAGGGTTCCCACTCCGGAGAGGCCGCCGGAGGAGAGGGTCAGGGATTTCAACGAGGTAAACCTCGGCTACACCTTCGAGCTGGCAAAGCAGGAAGCTGAGCGCTGTTTGCAGTGTCCAGTGGAGTATGCCCCGTGTATCAAAGGCTGTCCCGTCCACATCAACATACCCGCATTCATTGCCAAGATAAAGGAGGGGGATGTTAAAGGAGCTCTCAGAATAATCTGGAACGACAACACCCTGCCGGCCATCACTGGAAGGGTCTGCCCGCAGGAGGACCAGTGCGAGGGAGCGTGCGTCGTTGGAAAGGTCGGGACGGCCGTTAATATAGGAAAGCTTGAGCGCTTCGTCGCGGATTACGCCAGGGAACATGGCATAGAGGATGAACTCCTCCAGGAGTTCGCGAGGGAGTGCAGTGAAAAGAAAGGGAAGGTGGCAGTGGTCGGTGCCGGGCCAGCCGGGCTCACCTGCGCGGGAGAGCTCGCCAAGATGGGCTACAGAGTTACGATTTTTGAAGCCCTTCACAAGCCGGGGGGAGTTCTCGCCTACGGCATTCCCGAGTTCCGCCTTCCGAAGGAGATACTCGACCACGAGCTGGACAAACTCAAGCGTCTCGGCGTCGAGATAAAAACGGACCACCTCGTCGGGAGAACGGTAACCATCGAGGAACTCCTCGGGGAGTACGATGCGGTCTTCATAGGCACCGGAGCGGGAACGCCAAGGCTCCTCAACATACCGGGAATACTGCTGGGCAGGATTTACTCCGCGAACGAGTTCCTCACCAGGGTCAACCTCATGAAGGCCTATGAGTTCCCAGAGTACGACACGCCGATTCACGTGGGAGAGAAGGTCGTGGTTATCGGAGCGGGCAACACGGCCATGGATGCAGCACGTTCGGCCCTGAGGCTCGGCGCCGATGTCACGATAGCCTACCGCCGCGGTAGAGAGGACATGACCGCTCGTATAGAGGAGATCCACCACGCTGAAGAGGAGGGAGTTAAGTTCGAGTTCTTCCTCAACCCCGTCGAGTTCATAGGCGACGAGAACGGCAGGGTCAAGGCTGTGAAGTTCGAGAAGATGAGACCCCTGGAAGAGAGGGACAGAAAAGGAAAGCGCAAGATAGTCGGAACGGGTGAGTACGTCACGCTTGAGGCCACGACCGTCATCATAGCCATTGGCCTCGAACCCAACAAGATAATCACCGAAACACCCGGCCTCAAGACGAACCCCAACGGCACTTTGGTGGTTGACGAGAACCTCATGACGAGCATTCCGGGTGTCTTCGCCGGTGGCGACGCGATTAGGGGTGAGGCGACGGTTATCCTTGCCATGGGCGATGGAAAGAGGGCCGCCAAAGCCATCTGCGACTACATAGAGAAGAAGGCTAAAGCCGAAGCTTAA
- a CDS encoding MBL fold metallo-hydrolase has translation MITTRVIPLASESLGVRSLATFVEASGIRILIDPGVALGPRRYGLSPAEIELKTLQQMRKKLQGYARRADVITISHYHYDHHTPFFEGLYESSSEEYAREVYTGKLLFIKHPRENINFSQRKRAWVFLKNAESIAKKIEYADGRSFDLGGITLEFSPAVPHGSEGSKLGFVVMVLIDDGSKRIIHASDIQLLNRKAVEWIIEKNPDLLITGGPPTYLGPRAEGAWETGLKNLNEIIRETDAEVILDHHIVRDKRYPRFFDGLEKKPKTFAGYLKVEDRPLEAYRRELHRIEKGERAELPFRLD, from the coding sequence GTGATCACCACGCGCGTAATCCCCCTCGCCTCCGAGAGTCTTGGTGTGAGGAGTTTAGCAACCTTCGTGGAAGCCAGCGGAATAAGGATACTCATCGATCCTGGCGTCGCCCTCGGTCCCAGGAGATACGGTCTCTCACCTGCGGAAATTGAACTAAAGACGCTCCAACAGATGAGGAAAAAGCTCCAGGGTTACGCTCGAAGGGCCGACGTGATAACGATATCCCACTACCACTACGACCACCACACTCCCTTCTTTGAGGGCCTATATGAGAGCTCCAGCGAGGAGTACGCGAGAGAGGTTTACACCGGAAAGCTCCTCTTCATCAAGCATCCGAGAGAGAACATAAACTTCAGCCAGAGGAAGAGGGCGTGGGTCTTCCTCAAGAACGCCGAATCGATAGCGAAAAAGATAGAGTACGCGGACGGAAGGAGCTTTGACCTCGGAGGAATCACCCTAGAGTTCTCGCCGGCAGTGCCCCACGGTAGCGAAGGTAGCAAGCTCGGCTTTGTGGTCATGGTTCTCATTGACGATGGCTCCAAAAGGATAATCCACGCGAGCGACATCCAGCTCCTCAACAGGAAAGCGGTTGAGTGGATAATCGAGAAGAATCCAGATCTTCTCATAACCGGTGGGCCACCAACATACCTCGGCCCGAGGGCTGAAGGAGCCTGGGAGACTGGTCTCAAGAACCTCAACGAGATAATCCGCGAGACCGATGCGGAGGTAATCCTCGACCACCACATAGTCCGGGATAAACGCTATCCAAGGTTCTTTGACGGGCTTGAGAAGAAGCCAAAAACGTTCGCAGGGTACCTCAAGGTTGAGGATAGACCCCTTGAGGCATACAGGAGGGAACTTCACAGGATAGAGAAGGGCGAAAGGGCTGAGCTGCCCTTCAGGCTGGATTAA
- a CDS encoding nicotinate phosphoribosyltransferase yields the protein MRDFYIAHEDDIRAGKTTDVYFIRTKKILEEKDIHKKVFADVTTTSLPHGWKWGVLAGVEEVAKLLEGLPVNVYAMPEGTIFHPYEPVLQIEGYYKEFGIYETALLGMLSQASGIATAALRTKIAARFKPVYSFGIRHMHPAIAPMIDRAAFIGGCDGVSGVLGAEMMGEKPVGTMPHALILTVGDQVKAWKYYDEVMPPEVPRTALVDTLCDEKFEALMAAETLGERLNAVRLDTPSSRRGNFRRIVEEVRWELDLRGYNHVKILLSGGLDEDSIKELADVADAFGVGGSIASAKPVDFSLDIVEVEGKPITKRGKLSGRKQIYRCENGHYHRVPADKKLEKCPVCGAKVEPLLRPLIENGEIVADLPKAREIREYVLEQAEKFRLSLD from the coding sequence ATGCGCGACTTCTACATAGCCCACGAGGACGATATTAGGGCCGGAAAAACTACCGACGTCTACTTCATCAGGACGAAGAAAATCCTCGAAGAGAAAGACATTCACAAAAAGGTCTTCGCCGACGTTACCACCACGAGCCTCCCGCACGGATGGAAGTGGGGTGTTCTAGCGGGGGTAGAAGAAGTTGCAAAGCTCCTCGAAGGTCTCCCGGTGAACGTCTACGCGATGCCCGAAGGAACGATATTCCACCCCTATGAGCCCGTTCTCCAGATAGAAGGTTACTACAAGGAGTTCGGAATCTATGAGACCGCCCTGCTCGGCATGCTCAGCCAGGCGAGCGGTATAGCCACCGCCGCACTCAGAACCAAGATAGCGGCGAGATTCAAGCCCGTCTACTCCTTCGGGATAAGGCACATGCACCCCGCGATAGCCCCTATGATAGATAGGGCAGCCTTCATCGGTGGATGCGACGGCGTCTCCGGCGTCCTCGGGGCAGAGATGATGGGAGAGAAGCCCGTTGGGACGATGCCCCACGCGCTCATCCTGACAGTTGGCGACCAGGTGAAGGCCTGGAAGTACTACGACGAAGTGATGCCCCCGGAGGTTCCGAGGACGGCACTGGTTGATACACTCTGCGATGAGAAGTTTGAAGCCTTGATGGCTGCCGAGACCCTTGGAGAGAGGCTCAACGCGGTAAGACTTGACACACCGAGTTCTAGAAGGGGCAACTTCAGGAGGATCGTGGAGGAGGTGCGCTGGGAACTGGACTTGAGGGGCTATAACCACGTCAAAATCCTACTCAGCGGCGGATTGGATGAGGATAGCATAAAAGAACTCGCGGACGTTGCGGATGCATTCGGGGTAGGGGGCAGCATAGCGAGTGCAAAACCGGTTGATTTCTCCCTTGACATAGTTGAGGTGGAAGGAAAGCCAATAACGAAGCGCGGCAAGCTGAGCGGGAGGAAGCAGATATACCGTTGCGAAAACGGTCACTACCACCGCGTTCCGGCTGATAAGAAGCTTGAGAAGTGCCCTGTCTGCGGTGCGAAAGTAGAGCCCCTTCTGAGGCCGCTCATCGAGAACGGTGAGATAGTCGCAGACCTACCAAAGGCACGGGAGATCCGGGAGTACGTACTGGAGCAGGCGGAGAAGTTCAGATTAAGCCTTGATTGA
- a CDS encoding ferredoxin produces the protein MAWKVTVDQDTCIGDAICASLCPDVFEMGDDGKAHPIVDTTDLECAQEAAEACPVGAITLEEA, from the coding sequence ATGGCTTGGAAGGTTACGGTTGACCAGGACACCTGCATTGGAGATGCCATCTGTGCAAGCCTCTGCCCGGACGTTTTCGAGATGGGCGACGACGGAAAGGCCCACCCGATAGTCGACACCACTGACCTCGAGTGCGCCCAGGAGGCCGCCGAGGCCTGCCCGGTCGGCGCTATCACCCTTGAGGAGGCTTGA
- a CDS encoding metal-sulfur cluster assembly factor, with translation MVTKEEVESVVKSVVDEKFIRSVEVDEKGNVTVTLAKDTPDIDNVLIKLHSEIGKLEGVGLITVNREREVKETGENVQLTKELVLEKLKEVVDPEIGIDVVNLGLIYELEVRPDNTVYVKMTMTTPGCPMTMWILRAVEDKILEIPGVKDAEIELTFDPPWSPDMVSEEYKKKLGLY, from the coding sequence GTGGTCACGAAGGAAGAGGTTGAGAGTGTTGTCAAGTCTGTGGTAGATGAGAAGTTCATCCGTTCAGTCGAGGTCGATGAGAAGGGGAACGTAACGGTCACGCTGGCCAAGGATACACCCGACATTGACAACGTCCTCATAAAGCTCCACTCAGAGATAGGAAAGCTCGAGGGCGTTGGGCTGATAACCGTCAACAGGGAGAGAGAGGTTAAAGAAACAGGAGAGAACGTCCAGCTTACCAAGGAGCTCGTCCTTGAGAAGCTCAAAGAGGTCGTAGATCCTGAGATAGGCATCGACGTTGTCAACCTCGGCTTGATATACGAGCTTGAGGTAAGACCCGACAACACGGTCTACGTCAAGATGACGATGACAACTCCAGGTTGCCCAATGACGATGTGGATCCTTCGCGCCGTTGAGGACAAGATACTCGAGATACCGGGTGTGAAGGACGCTGAGATCGAGCTCACTTTCGACCCTCCGTGGAGCCCGGACATGGTGAGCGAGGAGTACAAGAAGAAGCTGGGTCTCTACTGA
- a CDS encoding ATPase: MIEPVGNDFVKRYRLEYNREALERVRALIGERSYSRLGDLLEYRLSGKDFDRSPLDVKVALAFSAGSDSTAALKILRWAGFDVIPVTARLPQMSERVLERVREAGAVLVDVPGYMEVVRSQIEKGAPICGRCHSLVMGAVERYARESGIKVLASGDLLSSGLISIYEKDGLVPLNLPAFLALDKGEVIRIIGGEYDLKFGCPLLWELFRKAPSTKRLAVQRVLRETRARALTPQMAERLIMDILSR, from the coding sequence ATGATCGAGCCAGTGGGGAATGACTTCGTAAAGCGCTACCGCCTTGAATACAACCGCGAAGCCCTTGAAAGGGTTAGGGCTCTGATCGGAGAGCGGAGCTACTCCCGGCTTGGGGATCTCCTTGAGTACAGGCTGAGTGGGAAGGATTTCGACCGCTCCCCTCTGGATGTTAAGGTAGCCCTAGCCTTCTCCGCCGGTTCGGACAGCACGGCGGCGCTTAAGATACTCCGATGGGCCGGTTTTGACGTTATCCCGGTGACTGCAAGGTTGCCCCAGATGAGTGAACGTGTTCTGGAAAGGGTTCGGGAAGCGGGGGCGGTTCTCGTTGATGTCCCCGGCTACATGGAGGTAGTACGCTCCCAGATCGAGAAGGGTGCTCCCATCTGCGGCCGCTGTCACTCCCTTGTGATGGGTGCCGTTGAGAGGTACGCAAGGGAAAGCGGAATAAAAGTCCTCGCGAGCGGTGATCTGCTGAGTTCCGGTCTCATCTCGATATATGAAAAGGATGGATTGGTGCCCCTCAACCTCCCGGCGTTTCTAGCCCTCGACAAGGGGGAGGTAATAAGGATAATCGGCGGAGAGTACGACCTTAAGTTCGGCTGTCCACTCCTGTGGGAGCTCTTCAGAAAAGCCCCTTCGACAAAGAGGCTCGCCGTACAGCGGGTCCTGAGGGAGACGAGGGCGAGAGCCTTAACCCCCCAAATGGCCGAAAGGCTGATAATGGACATTCTCTCCCGCTAG
- the bpsA gene encoding N(4)-bis(aminopropyl)spermidine synthase, whose translation MKEIMERVREKTSIPVYERTIENVLSAIQASGDVWKIVDLSEEPLPLVVAVVTTLSELGHVAFKDGNVILTESGRKLVEKYGIGERKDYTCSHCKGKTVELSAFSDLLEEFKEIVKDRPEPAHQFDQAYVTPETTVARVALMHTRGDLENKEVFVLGDDDLTSVALMLSGLPKRIAVLDIDERLTKFIEKTAEEIGYENIEIFTFDLRKPLPDYALHKFDTFITDPPETVHAIRSFVGRGIATLKGPGCAGYFGITRRESSLDKWREMQKVLINEFGVVITDIIRNFNEYVNWGYVEETRAWRLLPVKVKPSYNWYKSYMFRIQTLEGSKGFEEEITVGRELYDDEESSTT comes from the coding sequence ATGAAGGAGATAATGGAGAGGGTTAGGGAGAAGACGAGCATCCCCGTTTATGAGAGGACCATAGAGAACGTCCTGAGCGCGATTCAGGCGAGCGGGGACGTGTGGAAGATCGTAGACCTAAGCGAGGAACCCCTGCCGCTCGTCGTTGCCGTCGTAACTACGCTTAGCGAGCTTGGCCACGTTGCTTTCAAAGACGGGAACGTCATCCTCACAGAGAGCGGCAGAAAGCTGGTGGAGAAGTACGGGATAGGCGAGAGGAAGGATTACACCTGCTCCCACTGCAAAGGCAAGACCGTCGAGCTCTCCGCCTTCAGCGACCTCTTAGAGGAGTTCAAGGAGATAGTAAAGGACAGACCCGAGCCTGCCCACCAGTTCGACCAGGCCTACGTCACCCCCGAGACCACTGTTGCCAGGGTGGCCCTCATGCACACCCGCGGGGATCTGGAGAACAAGGAGGTCTTCGTACTCGGAGACGACGACCTGACCAGCGTGGCCCTCATGCTGAGCGGCCTTCCGAAGAGGATAGCCGTTCTCGACATCGATGAGAGGCTCACGAAGTTCATCGAGAAGACCGCGGAGGAGATCGGCTATGAGAACATCGAGATATTCACCTTTGACCTCAGGAAGCCGCTCCCTGATTATGCCCTCCACAAGTTCGACACGTTCATAACGGATCCTCCTGAAACTGTTCACGCCATCCGCTCCTTCGTCGGAAGGGGAATAGCTACCCTCAAGGGGCCCGGTTGCGCCGGCTACTTCGGGATAACGAGGAGGGAAAGCTCACTAGATAAGTGGAGGGAGATGCAGAAGGTCCTTATCAACGAGTTCGGCGTTGTTATAACTGACATCATAAGGAACTTCAACGAGTACGTCAACTGGGGCTACGTCGAGGAGACCAGGGCTTGGAGGCTTCTCCCGGTCAAGGTGAAGCCAAGCTACAACTGGTACAAGAGCTACATGTTCAGGATCCAGACCCTCGAAGGTTCCAAGGGCTTCGAGGAAGAGATAACCGTCGGTCGGGAGCTCTACGACGACGAGGAGAGCTCGACCACCTGA